In Bacillus sp. Cs-700, one genomic interval encodes:
- the cysE gene encoding serine O-acetyltransferase, which translates to MWKTLKQDIDVVFDQDPAARSYFEVILTYAGLHAIWSHRVAHWFWKKKFFFLARAVSQISRFFTGIEIHPGATIGERCFIDHGMGVVIGETCEIGNNVTLFQGVTLGGTGKEKGKRHPTLEDNTLVATGAKVLGSITIGENSKVGAGSVVLQDVPVNSTVVGIPGRVVIQNGVKVPHNLDHHKMPDPVADKFKQMEQEMRDLQEEVRTLRKRSENDGD; encoded by the coding sequence ATGTGGAAGACGTTGAAGCAGGATATAGATGTCGTATTTGATCAAGATCCTGCAGCGAGAAGTTATTTTGAAGTTATATTAACTTATGCTGGGCTTCATGCGATCTGGTCTCATCGCGTTGCACACTGGTTTTGGAAAAAGAAATTCTTTTTCCTTGCAAGAGCTGTTTCGCAAATAAGCCGCTTTTTCACTGGTATTGAAATTCATCCAGGCGCAACAATTGGGGAACGTTGTTTTATCGACCACGGGATGGGCGTTGTAATAGGAGAGACGTGTGAAATTGGAAATAATGTAACGCTTTTTCAAGGAGTTACCCTCGGTGGTACTGGAAAAGAGAAAGGTAAACGTCACCCTACCCTTGAAGACAATACGCTCGTTGCCACTGGAGCAAAAGTACTTGGATCCATAACGATTGGAGAAAATTCAAAAGTAGGAGCCGGATCGGTTGTACTTCAGGATGTTCCAGTCAATTCTACGGTTGTTGGTATTCCTGGAAGAGTCGTTATCCAAAATGGTGTTAAGGTACCTCATAATTTAGATCACCATAAAATGCCTGATCCTGTAGCTGATAAATTTAAACAAATGGAACAAGAAATGCGTGACTTACAAGAAGAAGTTCGAACGTTACGAAAGAGGAGTGAAAACGATGGCGATTAA
- the cysS gene encoding cysteine--tRNA ligase, with the protein MAIKLYNTLTQKKETFQPIEEGKVRMYVCGPTVYNYIHIGNARPAIVFDVVRRYLEYREYDVQYVSNFTDVDDKLIRAAKELGDDVPNVAERFIAAYHEDTGALGVKKADEHPRVTENMQEIIDFITALIEKNYAYESEGDVYFRTRQFEGYGKLSHQSIDELKLGSRIVVGEKKEDPLDFTLWKAAKEGEISWASPWGEGRPGWHIECSAMAKKYLGDTIDIHAGGKDLAFPHHENEVAQTEALTGHPFANYWLHNGYININNEKMSKSLGNFVLVHDLIKQHDPEAIRFFMLSVHYRNPINFDHELLASAKTGLDRIKDTVENLEHRLLNSADLAEDIQDWKEKIEDYRKRFVTEMDDDFNTANAISILFELSKEANLYLQGSNSSKEVLEQFMERFADFGSVLGITFKQEKTLLDEDIDQLIEERNEARKQRNFSRADEIRDELKEQGILLEDTPQGVRWKRM; encoded by the coding sequence ATGGCGATTAAGCTATATAACACATTGACGCAGAAGAAAGAAACATTTCAACCCATTGAAGAAGGAAAAGTAAGGATGTACGTGTGCGGTCCTACTGTTTATAACTATATACACATTGGTAACGCCCGGCCTGCTATCGTCTTTGACGTTGTTCGTCGTTATCTTGAGTATCGAGAATATGACGTCCAGTATGTTTCCAACTTTACGGATGTCGATGATAAGTTAATACGCGCAGCTAAAGAATTAGGTGACGACGTGCCAAATGTCGCTGAGCGTTTTATCGCAGCTTATCATGAGGATACGGGAGCACTTGGTGTTAAAAAAGCGGATGAACATCCAAGGGTAACGGAAAACATGCAAGAAATTATCGATTTTATCACGGCTCTTATTGAAAAGAATTACGCCTACGAATCTGAAGGTGATGTGTATTTTAGAACACGTCAATTCGAAGGGTATGGAAAGTTATCCCATCAATCCATTGATGAACTTAAGCTGGGGTCTCGTATTGTAGTTGGGGAAAAGAAAGAAGATCCGCTTGATTTTACTTTGTGGAAAGCAGCTAAAGAAGGCGAGATCTCCTGGGCAAGTCCATGGGGAGAGGGTCGACCAGGCTGGCATATTGAATGCTCTGCAATGGCGAAGAAATATTTAGGAGATACGATTGATATTCATGCTGGCGGAAAAGACCTTGCATTCCCACACCATGAGAACGAAGTGGCGCAAACAGAAGCCTTAACGGGTCATCCTTTTGCGAATTACTGGCTGCATAATGGGTATATCAATATTAATAACGAGAAAATGTCCAAATCACTCGGTAATTTTGTGCTTGTTCATGATTTGATAAAACAACATGACCCTGAAGCGATTCGATTCTTTATGTTGTCAGTTCATTATCGCAACCCCATTAACTTCGATCATGAACTTTTAGCAAGTGCAAAAACAGGGTTGGATCGCATTAAAGATACAGTGGAGAACTTAGAGCACCGCTTGTTAAATAGCGCAGATCTTGCTGAAGATATTCAGGACTGGAAAGAGAAAATTGAGGACTATCGGAAGCGCTTTGTAACAGAGATGGACGATGATTTTAATACAGCTAATGCGATTTCCATTTTATTTGAACTCTCAAAAGAAGCAAATCTATACCTCCAAGGATCGAATTCTTCCAAAGAAGTACTTGAACAATTTATGGAACGTTTTGCTGATTTTGGATCAGTTCTTGGTATTACCTTTAAACAGGAAAAGACACTTCTAGATGAAGATATTGACCAGCTGATTGAAGAACGAAATGAAGCTAGAAAACAGCGTAATTTCAGTAGAGCAGACGAAATTCGCGATGAATTGAAAGAGCAGGGAATACTTCTTGAGGATACTCCTCAGGGCGTTCGCTGGAAAAGGATGTAG
- a CDS encoding ribonuclease III domain-containing protein, whose protein sequence is MKEIDVKQLNSLALAYMGDSVIEINVRKRLLSLGHIRPNQLHRTATTYVSAKAQAAFLHHVLKQEWLSEEEAGVVRRGRNAKSGTVPKNTSVSTYKYSTALEALFGYHYLQGNERRVDELLEKLFEFVEQPKKEVK, encoded by the coding sequence ATGAAGGAAATTGATGTAAAGCAACTAAATTCTCTTGCACTTGCGTATATGGGTGACTCTGTCATTGAGATTAATGTGCGGAAGCGGTTGTTATCTCTTGGGCACATTCGCCCGAATCAGCTGCACCGCACAGCAACAACGTACGTTTCTGCTAAAGCGCAGGCTGCTTTTCTTCATCACGTACTGAAGCAAGAGTGGCTATCGGAAGAGGAAGCTGGTGTTGTCCGCAGAGGACGTAATGCAAAATCAGGAACGGTACCTAAGAATACGAGTGTAAGTACGTATAAATACTCGACTGCTCTTGAAGCATTGTTTGGTTACCACTACCTACAGGGAAATGAACGAAGAGTCGATGAACTTTTGGAGAAGCTTTTTGAATTTGTAGAACAACCAAAGAAAGAAGTGAAGTGA
- the rlmB gene encoding 23S rRNA (guanosine(2251)-2'-O)-methyltransferase RlmB, protein MEKEFIVGRNSVLEALRSGHEINKIWINEGSQKGPLQNLIQKAKEQNVLVQFVPKRKLEQLSGESNHQGVVASIAAYEYADLDDLFKKAEESGEAPFFLLLDEIEDPHNLGSILRTADSAGAHGVIIPKRRAVGLTSTVAKSSTGAIEYIPVARVTNLARTMDDLKERGIWFVGTDAQGGQDYRQADYDMGIGLVIGSEGKGMGRLIKDKCDFLVSLPMAGKVTSLNASVAAGLMMYEVYRQRHPLGE, encoded by the coding sequence ATGGAGAAAGAATTTATTGTAGGACGGAACTCTGTTCTTGAAGCGCTGCGATCAGGACATGAAATCAACAAGATTTGGATTAATGAAGGGTCCCAAAAAGGCCCTCTTCAAAATTTGATACAAAAAGCCAAAGAGCAAAATGTGCTCGTTCAGTTTGTACCTAAGCGAAAGCTTGAACAATTATCTGGGGAAAGTAACCATCAGGGCGTAGTCGCTTCTATCGCTGCTTATGAATACGCTGATCTCGACGATTTATTCAAAAAAGCCGAAGAGTCAGGAGAAGCACCTTTTTTCCTACTGTTAGATGAGATTGAAGATCCTCATAACCTTGGTTCTATCTTAAGAACAGCCGATTCAGCAGGTGCGCATGGCGTTATTATTCCGAAAAGGAGAGCGGTTGGCTTAACATCTACAGTAGCTAAATCCTCAACGGGAGCTATAGAGTATATTCCTGTTGCACGCGTAACGAACCTTGCTAGAACGATGGATGATTTGAAGGAGCGGGGGATCTGGTTTGTGGGGACAGACGCACAAGGTGGACAAGATTATCGCCAGGCGGATTATGACATGGGAATTGGACTTGTGATTGGAAGTGAAGGAAAGGGAATGGGTCGTCTGATTAAAGACAAATGCGACTTCCTAGTTAGCCTTCCTATGGCTGGAAAAGTAACCTCGCTCAATGCTTCGGTTGCCGCAGGATTAATGATGTATGAGGTTTATCGACAACGTCATCCTCTGGGGGAGTAA
- a CDS encoding NYN domain-containing protein has product MDVLLVDGYNIIGAWPELRSLKESDFSKARELLIEKMAEYQAYTGYRVIVVFDAHLSHGIEKRHSQYRVEVIYTRENETADERIEKMARELKGIRTQIHVATSDYTEQWAIFGQGALRKSARELYNEMQGIEKGIEKSVHTENRRNRSPGLHLSEEISEIFEKWRRGGK; this is encoded by the coding sequence ATGGACGTGCTGTTAGTTGATGGATACAACATAATCGGGGCGTGGCCGGAATTAAGATCGTTGAAAGAAAGTGACTTTAGTAAGGCCCGTGAGCTATTGATCGAGAAAATGGCCGAGTATCAAGCATATACCGGATATCGGGTGATCGTCGTTTTTGACGCTCACCTCTCCCACGGTATAGAAAAACGTCATAGTCAGTATCGAGTTGAAGTGATCTATACGAGGGAAAATGAGACAGCGGATGAGCGAATTGAGAAGATGGCAAGAGAACTTAAAGGAATACGCACGCAAATTCATGTTGCAACGTCAGATTATACCGAGCAATGGGCTATTTTTGGACAGGGAGCCTTAAGGAAATCAGCCCGGGAGCTTTACAATGAAATGCAGGGAATCGAAAAAGGGATTGAAAAAAGTGTCCACACTGAAAATCGGAGAAACCGTTCACCGGGCCTGCATTTATCAGAAGAAATTAGCGAAATATTTGAAAAATGGCGAAGAGGTGGTAAATAA
- the sigH gene encoding RNA polymerase sporulation sigma factor SigH, producing MVHEGHSRALEHLITKYKNFVRAKARSYFLIGADREDIIQEGMIGLYKAIRDFRGDKFSSFKAFAELCITRQMITAIKTATRQKHIPLNSYVSLDKPIYDEESDRTLLDVICGTKVTDPEELIINQEEFDDIELKMSEILSDLERKVLMLYLDGRSYQEISVDLNRHVKSIDNALQRVKRKLERYLELREVSL from the coding sequence ATGGTTCATGAAGGTCACAGTAGAGCGTTGGAACATTTGATTACGAAGTACAAAAATTTCGTACGCGCTAAAGCGAGGTCATATTTTCTCATTGGAGCAGATCGCGAAGACATCATTCAAGAAGGAATGATCGGTCTGTACAAAGCCATTCGTGATTTTAGAGGGGACAAGTTCTCATCTTTTAAAGCGTTTGCCGAACTGTGCATCACCCGGCAGATGATTACAGCTATTAAAACCGCTACAAGACAAAAGCATATTCCGCTGAATTCTTACGTATCACTTGATAAGCCAATCTATGATGAAGAGTCAGATCGGACATTGCTAGACGTCATATGCGGAACCAAAGTGACAGATCCTGAAGAATTGATTATTAATCAGGAAGAATTTGATGACATCGAACTTAAAATGTCTGAAATTTTAAGCGATTTAGAGAGAAAAGTGCTTATGCTTTATCTCGATGGACGTTCTTATCAAGAAATATCGGTTGATTTAAATCGACACGTTAAGTCAATTGATAACGCTCTACAGCGGGTGAAACGTAAATTAGAGCGTTATCTAGAACTGCGGGAAGTCAGCCTTTAA
- the rpmG gene encoding 50S ribosomal protein L33 produces the protein MRKKAVLACVQCNSRNYTTMKNSQTSPARIEVKKYCKYCDAHTVHRETK, from the coding sequence ATGCGTAAAAAGGCAGTACTAGCATGTGTTCAATGCAATAGCCGAAACTATACAACTATGAAAAACTCACAGACAAGCCCGGCCCGCATCGAAGTTAAGAAGTATTGCAAATACTGCGATGCTCATACTGTGCATCGTGAAACAAAGTAA
- the secE gene encoding preprotein translocase subunit SecE: MASIVQRSGKFFRNVASEMKRVSWPTRKELTRYTIVTVTTVIFIAVFFALIDQGISSIIRLILG; this comes from the coding sequence ATGGCAAGTATTGTTCAACGTTCTGGTAAGTTCTTTCGTAATGTCGCAAGTGAAATGAAGCGGGTAAGCTGGCCAACTCGTAAGGAATTAACTCGCTATACAATTGTAACTGTTACAACAGTTATTTTTATAGCTGTATTCTTTGCGTTGATTGACCAGGGTATTTCCTCAATAATCCGCCTCATTTTAGGATAG
- the nusG gene encoding transcription termination/antitermination protein NusG: MEKRWYVVHTYSGYENKVKTNLEKRVETMGMTDKIFRVLVPVEEETEEKNGKKKTVMKKVFPGYVITEMVMTDDSWYVVRNTPGVTGFVGSSGAGSKPTALLPEEVESLLKQMGMEQPKADVDFELKEKVKVKEGPFADFVGSVEGIDMDKGKVKVHVNMFGRETPVELNFGQVEKF; the protein is encoded by the coding sequence ATGGAAAAAAGATGGTATGTTGTTCATACGTATTCTGGGTATGAAAACAAAGTAAAGACCAACCTCGAAAAAAGGGTTGAGACAATGGGCATGACGGATAAGATCTTTCGTGTTCTCGTCCCTGTAGAAGAAGAGACAGAAGAGAAAAATGGTAAGAAAAAGACTGTTATGAAAAAGGTCTTTCCTGGCTATGTTATTACAGAAATGGTCATGACAGATGATTCATGGTATGTTGTCCGAAACACGCCTGGTGTTACTGGATTCGTAGGATCAAGTGGCGCTGGATCTAAACCGACTGCTTTGCTACCGGAAGAAGTAGAATCCCTTCTTAAGCAAATGGGAATGGAGCAGCCGAAAGCTGATGTAGACTTTGAACTTAAAGAGAAAGTCAAAGTTAAAGAAGGTCCGTTTGCTGATTTCGTAGGTTCTGTTGAAGGGATCGACATGGATAAAGGCAAAGTGAAAGTTCACGTCAATATGTTCGGCAGAGAAACCCCTGTAGAACTTAATTTTGGGCAAGTTGAGAAGTTCTAA
- the rplK gene encoding 50S ribosomal protein L11, giving the protein MAKKVIKVVKLQIPAGKANPAPPVGPALGQAGVNIMGFCKEFNARTSDQAGMIIPVEITVFEDRSFTFITKTPPAAVLLKKAAGIESGSGEPNRNKVATVKRDKVREIAETKMPDLNAANVDSAMRMVEGTARSMGITIED; this is encoded by the coding sequence GTGGCTAAAAAGGTAATCAAGGTTGTTAAATTGCAAATCCCGGCTGGGAAGGCGAATCCTGCACCACCAGTAGGACCTGCACTAGGTCAAGCTGGAGTTAACATTATGGGATTCTGTAAAGAGTTTAATGCTCGTACTTCTGACCAGGCTGGTATGATCATTCCAGTAGAAATCACGGTTTTTGAAGACCGTTCATTTACATTTATCACTAAAACTCCACCAGCTGCAGTTCTTCTTAAGAAAGCAGCAGGGATCGAGTCAGGTTCTGGTGAACCAAACCGCAACAAAGTTGCGACTGTGAAGCGTGATAAAGTGCGTGAAATCGCTGAAACAAAAATGCCAGACCTTAACGCAGCGAATGTAGATTCTGCAATGCGTATGGTTGAAGGTACTGCACGTAGCATGGGAATTACGATCGAAGATTAA
- the rplA gene encoding 50S ribosomal protein L1 — protein MAKRGKKYQEAAKLVERTTFYEPQEAVELVKKTSVGNFDGTVEAAIRLGVDPKKNDQQVRGAVVLPNGTGKTQRVLVFAKGEKAKAAEAAGADYVGEADYIAKINEGWFEFDVIVATPDMMGEVGKLGRVLGPKGLMPNPKTGTVTFDVEKAVNEIKAGKVEYRVDRAGNVHAPIGKVSFEADKLVENLNTLVETLVKVKPAAAKGTYLKNISVTSTMGPGVKVNASTYR, from the coding sequence ATGGCAAAAAGAGGTAAGAAATACCAGGAGGCTGCCAAGCTAGTTGAACGTACAACTTTCTATGAGCCTCAAGAAGCAGTTGAACTTGTTAAAAAGACTTCTGTAGGAAACTTTGATGGAACAGTTGAAGCAGCAATTCGTCTTGGAGTAGACCCTAAGAAAAACGACCAGCAGGTACGTGGCGCGGTTGTACTTCCAAACGGAACTGGTAAAACTCAACGCGTTCTTGTTTTCGCAAAAGGCGAAAAAGCGAAAGCAGCTGAAGCAGCTGGCGCTGACTATGTTGGAGAAGCTGATTACATCGCTAAAATCAACGAAGGTTGGTTTGAGTTTGACGTAATCGTTGCAACTCCAGATATGATGGGCGAAGTTGGTAAGCTTGGTCGTGTTCTTGGACCAAAAGGCTTAATGCCAAACCCGAAAACTGGAACGGTAACGTTCGATGTTGAAAAGGCAGTTAACGAAATCAAAGCTGGTAAAGTAGAGTACCGTGTTGACCGTGCTGGTAACGTCCATGCACCGATCGGTAAAGTATCATTTGAAGCTGACAAGCTTGTAGAAAACTTAAATACACTTGTAGAAACACTTGTAAAAGTTAAGCCTGCAGCTGCAAAAGGTACGTACCTTAAAAACATTTCGGTTACATCTACTATGGGACCTGGTGTTAAAGTTAACGCATCAACTTACCGCTAA